CCGACGCGCTGGCGCAACTGTTGGCCGGGCACGACGCGGTGGTGTTCTCCGCAGGAGCCGGTGGTGGTAACCCGGAGCGCACCTACGCCGTCGACCGTGACGCGGCCATCCGGGTGATCGACGCGGCCGGGCAGGCGCAGGTGCCGCGGTTCGTCATGGTCTCGTACTTCGGAGCCGGACCGGATCACGGTGTGCCGAAGGAGAATTCGTTCTTCCACTACGCCGAGGCGAAGGCGGCGGCGGACACTCACTTACGGGCCAGCGATCTGCAGTGGACGATTCTTGGCCCGGGCGGCCTGACGCTCGAGCCGGCGACCGGTCGCATCGCGGTCGGTCCCGATGCCGCCAAGGGGCAGGTTTCGCGCGAGGACGTCGCGCTGGTCGCCGCGGCGTGCCTGGCCGACGATTCCACCGTCGGGCGGACCATCGAGTTCAACAACGGCGACGTGCCGATCAATGAGGCGATTCACGGTTGAAATCGGTAGGTTGCCGAACGTGGGTTACCCGCACGCTCCGACCCGTCGAAGCGGTCATCAACCCCACACTCCGCGAGTTGGTTTTGCCGCCCGGGGAGCACCATCACCTGCCGTAATCTTGGATGGGTTACGAGGGGTTGACATGACAAAAGACTTGAGTGTGGATGCGAGCGGGTTGACTTCAGCCGCCGCTGACAGCGTCGCTCTTGCCGCCGAGGTGGTGGTCGGTGGCTTTGACGGTTCGGTGAGCGCTCGCCCGAGTGGGGCGGGAATCGCTGTCGTTGAAGCGGCGAGTGCAGCCGCGCGCAAGTGTGTCGCTGAGCGCATTGCTGGTCAGGCCGGTGATGTCGCAGCGGCAGGCGATCGCTATGACGCGACGGACGGGGGCAGTGCAGACGCGATCGCGGTAACCATGTGAGCCCTGCGGCCGCACCGATGGGTGTGCCCAGCAGGTCGGACGTCGAGGCCTGGGACAGTTCAGACCTCGATGCTGCCGCTACCCGCTGGCGGACGGTGGCAGGTGCACTGGAATCCGCATTCGAGCAGCACAGGCAGAACATCCTGAGTCCTGGCGGCACCACATGGGAAGGTGACGCCAAAGACGCCGCTCTTGACCGCGTAACTGCGGATACTTCGGTCGTGCGTCGGCAGGGTGATGCGCATCGTGAGGCTGCCGTGATCGCCACGCGCGGCAGCGAGGACATCCAGGCCGCACGCAGTCGAGTGCTCGAAGCCATCGCCGAAGCCGAACAGGACGACTTCTCCGTAGGCGACGACCTTTCTGTGACCGACAACCGTGCATACGACAAGGAGACTGCTGCCGCCCGCATGAGGGCTGCGACCGAGCACGCTGAATTCATTCGGTGGCGCGCTGAGCAGCTCGTCGCCGCCGATGCCCTTGTCGGGCGGCAGCTCGAAGCGAACGCTGCTGAACTGGAAGGAATTCGGTTCGAGGGTGATCGCGGCGGCGATGAGACCGGTCCGACGATCCGGCTCGTGGACAACAAGACTGAGGACTCGAGCTCTCAAGTCGAGTCGGATGAGCACAGGGAAGCGGGACCGCTGCCGAAGGA
The window above is part of the Mycolicibacterium rutilum genome. Proteins encoded here:
- a CDS encoding SDR family oxidoreductase — protein: MARILIIGGHGKVAMHLSRILTERGDEVTSVFRNPDHSEEVHMTGARPLVADIEQLDTDALAQLLAGHDAVVFSAGAGGGNPERTYAVDRDAAIRVIDAAGQAQVPRFVMVSYFGAGPDHGVPKENSFFHYAEAKAAADTHLRASDLQWTILGPGGLTLEPATGRIAVGPDAAKGQVSREDVALVAAACLADDSTVGRTIEFNNGDVPINEAIHG